In Poecile atricapillus isolate bPoeAtr1 chromosome 9, bPoeAtr1.hap1, whole genome shotgun sequence, the following are encoded in one genomic region:
- the BICD2 gene encoding protein bicaudal D homolog 2 isoform X2 — protein sequence MSLAMEEEEYARLVMESEPEWLRSEIKRLFQELGETTREKIQAAEYGLAVLEEKQQLKQQYEELELEYETIRTEMEQLKEAFGQAHTNHKKVAADGESREETLIQESATKEEYYMKKVMELQTELKQIRNVLANTQSENERLNSVAQELKEVNQNVEIQRTRLRDDIKEYKFREARLLQDYTELEEENICLQKQVSVLKQSQVEFEGLKHEIKRLEEETEFLNSQLEDAIRLKEISERQLEEALETLKTEREQKNNLRKELSHYMNINDSMYNSHLNISLDGLKFSDEATEPNNDEIMNGFEQNCLSKLSNGKNSTSTPKKNESFPPAPSLVSDLLSELNISEIQKLKQQLVQMEREKVNLLTTLQESQKQLENTRGALSEQHEKIGRLTENLNAMKKLQASKERQSALDNEKDRDSHEDGDYYEVDINGPEILECKYKVAVAEITDLKEELKNLKAKYKECESKYEEEKSRYETESQALTEKITSLEKSSRHDREQMGRLEKELKKVSDVAGETQGSLSVAQDELVTFSEELANLYHHVCMCNNETPNRVMLDYYKEGKGGRSSPEAKGRRSPILLSKGLLTIELGKTENGSGDSSPSPVSSLPSPVSDPRREPMNIYNLIAIIRDQIKHLQAAVDRTTELSRQRVATQELGPVVDKDKEALMEEILKLKSLLSTKREQIATLRTVLKANKQTAEVALANLKSKYENEKAMVTETMMKLRNELKALKEDAATFSSLRAMFATRCDEYVTQLDEMQRQLAAAEDEKKTLNSLLRMAIQQKLALTQRLEHLELDHEQSKRVRTKSASKAKGSNPSL from the exons GCTTTTGGACAGGCCCATACCAACCACAAGAAGGTAGCAGCAgatggagagagcagagaggaaacCTTGATTCAAGAATCAGCTACCAAAGAAGAATACTACATGAAGAAGGTTATGGAGTTGCAGACAGAATTGAAGCAGATAAGAAATGTCCTTGCCAACACACAGTCTGAAAACGAACGCCTTAATTCTGTTGCCCAGGAACTGAAGGAG gtTAACCAGAATGTGGAGATTCAAAGGACTCGCCTGCGGGATGATATTAAGGAATATAAATTCCGAGAAGCACGTTTGTTGCAAGACTATACTGAACTTGAAGAGGAAAACATCTGTCTCCAGAAACAAGTGTCTGTCCTGAAGCAAAGTCAG GTGGAGTTTGAAGGCTTGAAACATGAAATCAAAAGGCTGGAAGAGGAAACTGAGTTTCTGAATAGCCAGCTGGAAGATGCCATCCGGCTGAAGGAGATCTCAGAGCGCCAGCTTGAGGAGGCCTTGGAGACACTGAAGACAGAGCGGGAGCAGAAGAACAACCTTCGGAAGGAGCTGTCTCACTACATGAACATCAACGATTCCATGTACAACAGCCACTTAAACATCTCTTTGGATGGGCTGAAGTTCAGCGATGAAGCCACAGAGCCCAATAACGATGAAATCATGAATGGATTTGAACAAAACTGCCTCAGCAAACTCAGCAATGGCAAGAACAGTACTTCAACacccaagaaaaatgaaagtttcCCTCCAGCCCCAAGTCTGGTTTCGGATCTTCTGAGTGAGttaaacatttctgaaatcCAGAAGTTGAAACAGCAGCTTGTGCAG atggaaagagaaaaggttAACTTGTTAACGACACTGCAGGAATCtcagaagcagctggaaaataCACGGGGGGCCCTCTCAGAGCAGCATGAGAAAATTGGCAGGCTCACTGAAAATCTGAATGCCATGAAGAAACTGCAGGCCAGTAAGGAGCGTCAGTCTGCCCTTGACAACGAGAAGGACCGAGATAGCCATGAAGATGGAGACTATTATGAGGTTGACATCAATGGGCCAGAGATCCTGGAGTGCAAGTACAAAGTGGCTGTGGCAGAGATTACTGACCTGAAAGAAGAGCTCAAAAATTTGAAGGCAAAATACAAAGAATGTGAGTCTAAGTATGAGGAAGAGAAGAGTAGATATGAGACTGAGAGCCAAGCTCTCACTGAAAAGATCACCTCACTGGAAAAGTCCAGTAGGCATGATAGAGAGCAGATGGGCAggctggagaaggagctgaAGAAAGTCAGTGATGTTGCTGGAGAAACACAGGGCAGCCTCAGCGTGGCCCAAGATGAGCTAGTCACCTTCAGTGAAGAACTGGCCAATTTATACCACCATGTGTGCATGTGCAACAATGAAACTCCAAACAGAGTGATGCTGGACTACTACAAGGAAGGTAAAGGTGGGCGCAGTAGTCCAGAGGCCAAGGGAAGAAGGTCTCCCATTCTTCTCTCTAAAGGGCTGTTAACTATTGAGCTGGGAAAGACAGAGAATGGAAGTGGTGACAGCAGCCCATCCCCAGTGTCATCTCTGCCATCTCCTGTGTCAGATCCTCGGAGGGAGCCAATGAACATTTACAACTTGATTGCTATAATTCGGGATCAGATCAAACACCTGCAGGCTGCTGTGGACAGAACAACCGAGCTGTCCAGGCAACGCGTTGCCACTCAAGAACTCGGGCCAGTGGTGGACAAAGACAAGGAAGCTCTCATGGAAGAAATCCTGAAGCTGAAGTCCTTGCTGAGTACCAAGAGGGAACAGATAGCAACTCTGAGAACTGTgttgaaagcaaacaaacag ACTGCAGAAGTGGCCCTTGCCAACTTAAAAAGCAAGTATGAGAATGAGAAAGCGATGGTTACGGAGACCATGATGAAGCTGCGCAATGAGCTGAAGGCTTTGAAAGAAGACGCTGCCACTTTCTCTTCCCTGAGAGCTATGTTTGCTACAAG ATGTGATGAATATGTCACACAGCTGGATGAAATGCAGCGGCAACTTGCAGCAGCCGAGGATGAGAAGAAGACTCTGAACTCCTTGCTTCGGATGGCTATCCAACAGAAACTGGCCTTGACCCAGCGCCTGGAACATTTGGAACTGGACCACGAGCAGTCCAAAAGGGTGCGCACAAAGTCTGCCTCCAAAGCCAAGGGCAGTAACCCCAGT ctGTAG
- the BICD2 gene encoding protein bicaudal D homolog 2 isoform X1, protein MSLAMEEEEYARLVMESEPEWLRSEIKRLFQELGETTREKIQAAEYGLAVLEEKQQLKQQYEELELEYETIRTEMEQLKEAFGQAHTNHKKVAADGESREETLIQESATKEEYYMKKVMELQTELKQIRNVLANTQSENERLNSVAQELKEVNQNVEIQRTRLRDDIKEYKFREARLLQDYTELEEENICLQKQVSVLKQSQVEFEGLKHEIKRLEEETEFLNSQLEDAIRLKEISERQLEEALETLKTEREQKNNLRKELSHYMNINDSMYNSHLNISLDGLKFSDEATEPNNDEIMNGFEQNCLSKLSNGKNSTSTPKKNESFPPAPSLVSDLLSELNISEIQKLKQQLVQMEREKVNLLTTLQESQKQLENTRGALSEQHEKIGRLTENLNAMKKLQASKERQSALDNEKDRDSHEDGDYYEVDINGPEILECKYKVAVAEITDLKEELKNLKAKYKECESKYEEEKSRYETESQALTEKITSLEKSSRHDREQMGRLEKELKKVSDVAGETQGSLSVAQDELVTFSEELANLYHHVCMCNNETPNRVMLDYYKEGKGGRSSPEAKGRRSPILLSKGLLTIELGKTENGSGDSSPSPVSSLPSPVSDPRREPMNIYNLIAIIRDQIKHLQAAVDRTTELSRQRVATQELGPVVDKDKEALMEEILKLKSLLSTKREQIATLRTVLKANKQTAEVALANLKSKYENEKAMVTETMMKLRNELKALKEDAATFSSLRAMFATRCDEYVTQLDEMQRQLAAAEDEKKTLNSLLRMAIQQKLALTQRLEHLELDHEQSKRVRTKSASKAKGSNPSVSHVRSCADRSDGSVLNNQVFCSEKYKIYCD, encoded by the exons GCTTTTGGACAGGCCCATACCAACCACAAGAAGGTAGCAGCAgatggagagagcagagaggaaacCTTGATTCAAGAATCAGCTACCAAAGAAGAATACTACATGAAGAAGGTTATGGAGTTGCAGACAGAATTGAAGCAGATAAGAAATGTCCTTGCCAACACACAGTCTGAAAACGAACGCCTTAATTCTGTTGCCCAGGAACTGAAGGAG gtTAACCAGAATGTGGAGATTCAAAGGACTCGCCTGCGGGATGATATTAAGGAATATAAATTCCGAGAAGCACGTTTGTTGCAAGACTATACTGAACTTGAAGAGGAAAACATCTGTCTCCAGAAACAAGTGTCTGTCCTGAAGCAAAGTCAG GTGGAGTTTGAAGGCTTGAAACATGAAATCAAAAGGCTGGAAGAGGAAACTGAGTTTCTGAATAGCCAGCTGGAAGATGCCATCCGGCTGAAGGAGATCTCAGAGCGCCAGCTTGAGGAGGCCTTGGAGACACTGAAGACAGAGCGGGAGCAGAAGAACAACCTTCGGAAGGAGCTGTCTCACTACATGAACATCAACGATTCCATGTACAACAGCCACTTAAACATCTCTTTGGATGGGCTGAAGTTCAGCGATGAAGCCACAGAGCCCAATAACGATGAAATCATGAATGGATTTGAACAAAACTGCCTCAGCAAACTCAGCAATGGCAAGAACAGTACTTCAACacccaagaaaaatgaaagtttcCCTCCAGCCCCAAGTCTGGTTTCGGATCTTCTGAGTGAGttaaacatttctgaaatcCAGAAGTTGAAACAGCAGCTTGTGCAG atggaaagagaaaaggttAACTTGTTAACGACACTGCAGGAATCtcagaagcagctggaaaataCACGGGGGGCCCTCTCAGAGCAGCATGAGAAAATTGGCAGGCTCACTGAAAATCTGAATGCCATGAAGAAACTGCAGGCCAGTAAGGAGCGTCAGTCTGCCCTTGACAACGAGAAGGACCGAGATAGCCATGAAGATGGAGACTATTATGAGGTTGACATCAATGGGCCAGAGATCCTGGAGTGCAAGTACAAAGTGGCTGTGGCAGAGATTACTGACCTGAAAGAAGAGCTCAAAAATTTGAAGGCAAAATACAAAGAATGTGAGTCTAAGTATGAGGAAGAGAAGAGTAGATATGAGACTGAGAGCCAAGCTCTCACTGAAAAGATCACCTCACTGGAAAAGTCCAGTAGGCATGATAGAGAGCAGATGGGCAggctggagaaggagctgaAGAAAGTCAGTGATGTTGCTGGAGAAACACAGGGCAGCCTCAGCGTGGCCCAAGATGAGCTAGTCACCTTCAGTGAAGAACTGGCCAATTTATACCACCATGTGTGCATGTGCAACAATGAAACTCCAAACAGAGTGATGCTGGACTACTACAAGGAAGGTAAAGGTGGGCGCAGTAGTCCAGAGGCCAAGGGAAGAAGGTCTCCCATTCTTCTCTCTAAAGGGCTGTTAACTATTGAGCTGGGAAAGACAGAGAATGGAAGTGGTGACAGCAGCCCATCCCCAGTGTCATCTCTGCCATCTCCTGTGTCAGATCCTCGGAGGGAGCCAATGAACATTTACAACTTGATTGCTATAATTCGGGATCAGATCAAACACCTGCAGGCTGCTGTGGACAGAACAACCGAGCTGTCCAGGCAACGCGTTGCCACTCAAGAACTCGGGCCAGTGGTGGACAAAGACAAGGAAGCTCTCATGGAAGAAATCCTGAAGCTGAAGTCCTTGCTGAGTACCAAGAGGGAACAGATAGCAACTCTGAGAACTGTgttgaaagcaaacaaacag ACTGCAGAAGTGGCCCTTGCCAACTTAAAAAGCAAGTATGAGAATGAGAAAGCGATGGTTACGGAGACCATGATGAAGCTGCGCAATGAGCTGAAGGCTTTGAAAGAAGACGCTGCCACTTTCTCTTCCCTGAGAGCTATGTTTGCTACAAG ATGTGATGAATATGTCACACAGCTGGATGAAATGCAGCGGCAACTTGCAGCAGCCGAGGATGAGAAGAAGACTCTGAACTCCTTGCTTCGGATGGCTATCCAACAGAAACTGGCCTTGACCCAGCGCCTGGAACATTTGGAACTGGACCACGAGCAGTCCAAAAGGGTGCGCACAAAGTCTGCCTCCAAAGCCAAGGGCAGTAACCCCAGTGTAAGTCATGTTCGGTCCTGTGCAGACAGGTCTGACGGGTCTGTACTGAACAACCAGGTGTTCTGTAGTGAGAAATATAAAATCTATTGTGACTAG
- the BICD2 gene encoding protein bicaudal D homolog 2 isoform X3, with amino-acid sequence MSLAMEEEEYARLVMESEPEWLRSEIKRLFQELGETTREKIQAAEYGLAVLEEKQQLKQQYEELELEYETIRTEMEQLKEAFGQAHTNHKKVAADGESREETLIQESATKEEYYMKKVMELQTELKQIRNVLANTQSENERLNSVAQELKEVNQNVEIQRTRLRDDIKEYKFREARLLQDYTELEEENICLQKQVSVLKQSQVEFEGLKHEIKRLEEETEFLNSQLEDAIRLKEISERQLEEALETLKTEREQKNNLRKELSHYMNINDSMYNSHLNISLDGLKFSDEATEPNNDEIMNGFEQNCLSKLSNGKNSTSTPKKNESFPPAPSLVSDLLSELNISEIQKLKQQLVQMEREKVNLLTTLQESQKQLENTRGALSEQHEKIGRLTENLNAMKKLQASKERQSALDNEKDRDSHEDGDYYEVDINGPEILECKYKVAVAEITDLKEELKNLKAKYKECESKYEEEKSRYETESQALTEKITSLEKSSRHDREQMGRLEKELKKVSDVAGETQGSLSVAQDELVTFSEELANLYHHVCMCNNETPNRVMLDYYKEGKGGRSSPEAKGRRSPILLSKGLLTIELGKTENGSGDSSPSPVSSLPSPVSDPRREPMNIYNLIAIIRDQIKHLQAAVDRTTELSRQRVATQELGPVVDKDKEALMEEILKLKSLLSTKREQIATLRTVLKANKQTAEVALANLKSKYENEKAMVTETMMKLRNELKALKEDAATFSSLRAMFATRCDEYVTQLDEMQRQLAAAEDEKKTLNSLLRMAIQQKLALTQRLEHLELDHEQSKRL; translated from the exons GCTTTTGGACAGGCCCATACCAACCACAAGAAGGTAGCAGCAgatggagagagcagagaggaaacCTTGATTCAAGAATCAGCTACCAAAGAAGAATACTACATGAAGAAGGTTATGGAGTTGCAGACAGAATTGAAGCAGATAAGAAATGTCCTTGCCAACACACAGTCTGAAAACGAACGCCTTAATTCTGTTGCCCAGGAACTGAAGGAG gtTAACCAGAATGTGGAGATTCAAAGGACTCGCCTGCGGGATGATATTAAGGAATATAAATTCCGAGAAGCACGTTTGTTGCAAGACTATACTGAACTTGAAGAGGAAAACATCTGTCTCCAGAAACAAGTGTCTGTCCTGAAGCAAAGTCAG GTGGAGTTTGAAGGCTTGAAACATGAAATCAAAAGGCTGGAAGAGGAAACTGAGTTTCTGAATAGCCAGCTGGAAGATGCCATCCGGCTGAAGGAGATCTCAGAGCGCCAGCTTGAGGAGGCCTTGGAGACACTGAAGACAGAGCGGGAGCAGAAGAACAACCTTCGGAAGGAGCTGTCTCACTACATGAACATCAACGATTCCATGTACAACAGCCACTTAAACATCTCTTTGGATGGGCTGAAGTTCAGCGATGAAGCCACAGAGCCCAATAACGATGAAATCATGAATGGATTTGAACAAAACTGCCTCAGCAAACTCAGCAATGGCAAGAACAGTACTTCAACacccaagaaaaatgaaagtttcCCTCCAGCCCCAAGTCTGGTTTCGGATCTTCTGAGTGAGttaaacatttctgaaatcCAGAAGTTGAAACAGCAGCTTGTGCAG atggaaagagaaaaggttAACTTGTTAACGACACTGCAGGAATCtcagaagcagctggaaaataCACGGGGGGCCCTCTCAGAGCAGCATGAGAAAATTGGCAGGCTCACTGAAAATCTGAATGCCATGAAGAAACTGCAGGCCAGTAAGGAGCGTCAGTCTGCCCTTGACAACGAGAAGGACCGAGATAGCCATGAAGATGGAGACTATTATGAGGTTGACATCAATGGGCCAGAGATCCTGGAGTGCAAGTACAAAGTGGCTGTGGCAGAGATTACTGACCTGAAAGAAGAGCTCAAAAATTTGAAGGCAAAATACAAAGAATGTGAGTCTAAGTATGAGGAAGAGAAGAGTAGATATGAGACTGAGAGCCAAGCTCTCACTGAAAAGATCACCTCACTGGAAAAGTCCAGTAGGCATGATAGAGAGCAGATGGGCAggctggagaaggagctgaAGAAAGTCAGTGATGTTGCTGGAGAAACACAGGGCAGCCTCAGCGTGGCCCAAGATGAGCTAGTCACCTTCAGTGAAGAACTGGCCAATTTATACCACCATGTGTGCATGTGCAACAATGAAACTCCAAACAGAGTGATGCTGGACTACTACAAGGAAGGTAAAGGTGGGCGCAGTAGTCCAGAGGCCAAGGGAAGAAGGTCTCCCATTCTTCTCTCTAAAGGGCTGTTAACTATTGAGCTGGGAAAGACAGAGAATGGAAGTGGTGACAGCAGCCCATCCCCAGTGTCATCTCTGCCATCTCCTGTGTCAGATCCTCGGAGGGAGCCAATGAACATTTACAACTTGATTGCTATAATTCGGGATCAGATCAAACACCTGCAGGCTGCTGTGGACAGAACAACCGAGCTGTCCAGGCAACGCGTTGCCACTCAAGAACTCGGGCCAGTGGTGGACAAAGACAAGGAAGCTCTCATGGAAGAAATCCTGAAGCTGAAGTCCTTGCTGAGTACCAAGAGGGAACAGATAGCAACTCTGAGAACTGTgttgaaagcaaacaaacag ACTGCAGAAGTGGCCCTTGCCAACTTAAAAAGCAAGTATGAGAATGAGAAAGCGATGGTTACGGAGACCATGATGAAGCTGCGCAATGAGCTGAAGGCTTTGAAAGAAGACGCTGCCACTTTCTCTTCCCTGAGAGCTATGTTTGCTACAAG ATGTGATGAATATGTCACACAGCTGGATGAAATGCAGCGGCAACTTGCAGCAGCCGAGGATGAGAAGAAGACTCTGAACTCCTTGCTTCGGATGGCTATCCAACAGAAACTGGCCTTGACCCAGCGCCTGGAACATTTGGAACTGGACCACGAGCAGTCCAAAAGG ctGTAG